The Rhododendron vialii isolate Sample 1 chromosome 5a, ASM3025357v1 genome contains a region encoding:
- the LOC131326445 gene encoding NADPH-dependent aldo-keto reductase, chloroplastic-like isoform X3: protein MISRMAKAIRFFELNTGAKIPSVGLGTWQSDPGLVGDAVATAVKVGYRHIDCAQAYGNEKEIGSALKKLFEDGVVQRKDIFITSKLWCTNHAPEDVHEALNGTLRDLQLEYLDLYLIHWPVSMKKGSTGFKPQNLTQPDIPSTWRAMEEIYDSGKAHAIGVSNFSCKKLGDLLEIARIPPAVNQVECHPAWQQPQLHAFCEYKGVHLSGYSPLGNPATLKSNVLKNPLLNTVAQKLGKSPAQVALRWGLQMGHSVLPKSTNESRLKENLDVFDWSIPEDMFAEFYEIEQANEASKRYGFCARDSWRLQKC, encoded by the exons ATGATCAGTAGAATGGCGAAAGCAATTCGATTCTTCGAACTCAACACCGGAGCTAAGATTCCTTCCGTTGGTTTGGGCACCTGGCAATCTGATCCTGGACTCGTCGGTGACGCCGTTGCCACCGCCGTTaag GTGGGATATCGACACATCGATTGCGCTCAAGCTTACGGCAACGAAAAAGAg ATTGGTTCAGCCCTGAAGAAGTTGTTTGAAGATGGCGTGGTGCAGCGCAAGGATATATTCATCACCTCTAAACTCTG GTGTACTAATCATGCCCCGGAGGATGTACATGAGGCATTGAATGGAACTTTGCGAGATTTACAGCTTGAGTATCTGGATCTGTATCTT ATCCACTGGCCTGTCAGCATGAAGAAGGGGTCAACTGGATTTAAGCCTCAGAATCTAACCCAGCCTGATATACCCAGTACATGGAGGGCAATGGAGGAGATCTATGATTCTGGAAAGGCTCATGCTATTGGTGTGAGCAATTTCTCTTGTAAGAAACTGGGAGATTTGTTAGAGATTGCACGCATTCCTCCCGCCGTCAACCAGGTGGAATGCCACCCTGCTTGGCAACAACCACAGCTTCATGCATTCTGTGAATACAAGGGAGTTCACCTCTCG GGGTATTCACCATTGGGTAATCCAGCTACCCTCAAGAGCAATGTTCTGAAGAATCCTCTTCTCAATACAGTTGCACAGAAATTGGGAAAATCTCCTGCACAAGTTGCTCTCAGGTGGGGACTGCAAATGGGTCACAGTGTACTACCAAAGAGCACAAACGAGTCGAGGCTTAAGGAAAACTTGGATGTTTTTGACTGGTCTATACCTGAAGACATGTTTGCCGAGTTCTATGAGATCGAGCAGGCAa ACGAAGCTAGTAAAAGGTACGGGTTTTGTGCACGAGACTCTTGGCGCCTACAAAAATGTTGA
- the LOC131326445 gene encoding NADPH-dependent aldo-keto reductase, chloroplastic-like isoform X1 — MISRMAKAIRFFELNTGAKIPSVGLGTWQSDPGLVGDAVATAVKVGYRHIDCAQAYGNEKEIGSALKKLFEDGVVQRKDIFITSKLWCTNHAPEDVHEALNGTLRDLQLEYLDLYLIHWPVSMKKGSTGFKPQNLTQPDIPSTWRAMEEIYDSGKAHAIGVSNFSCKKLGDLLEIARIPPAVNQVECHPAWQQPQLHAFCEYKGVHLSGYSPLGNPATLKSNVLKNPLLNTVAQKLGKSPAQVALRWGLQMGHSVLPKSTNESRLKENLDVFDWSIPEDMFAEFYEIEQARWPKKMFSIVGVELEASTCKSLTSTPVVTST; from the exons ATGATCAGTAGAATGGCGAAAGCAATTCGATTCTTCGAACTCAACACCGGAGCTAAGATTCCTTCCGTTGGTTTGGGCACCTGGCAATCTGATCCTGGACTCGTCGGTGACGCCGTTGCCACCGCCGTTaag GTGGGATATCGACACATCGATTGCGCTCAAGCTTACGGCAACGAAAAAGAg ATTGGTTCAGCCCTGAAGAAGTTGTTTGAAGATGGCGTGGTGCAGCGCAAGGATATATTCATCACCTCTAAACTCTG GTGTACTAATCATGCCCCGGAGGATGTACATGAGGCATTGAATGGAACTTTGCGAGATTTACAGCTTGAGTATCTGGATCTGTATCTT ATCCACTGGCCTGTCAGCATGAAGAAGGGGTCAACTGGATTTAAGCCTCAGAATCTAACCCAGCCTGATATACCCAGTACATGGAGGGCAATGGAGGAGATCTATGATTCTGGAAAGGCTCATGCTATTGGTGTGAGCAATTTCTCTTGTAAGAAACTGGGAGATTTGTTAGAGATTGCACGCATTCCTCCCGCCGTCAACCAGGTGGAATGCCACCCTGCTTGGCAACAACCACAGCTTCATGCATTCTGTGAATACAAGGGAGTTCACCTCTCG GGGTATTCACCATTGGGTAATCCAGCTACCCTCAAGAGCAATGTTCTGAAGAATCCTCTTCTCAATACAGTTGCACAGAAATTGGGAAAATCTCCTGCACAAGTTGCTCTCAGGTGGGGACTGCAAATGGGTCACAGTGTACTACCAAAGAGCACAAACGAGTCGAGGCTTAAGGAAAACTTGGATGTTTTTGACTGGTCTATACCTGAAGACATGTTTGCCGAGTTCTATGAGATCGAGCAGGCAa GATGGCcgaaaaaaatgttttccatCGTGGGAGTCGAACTAGAGGCTTCTACTTGTAAATCGCTTACATCCACGCCTGTTGTCACTTCAACCTAA
- the LOC131326445 gene encoding NADPH-dependent aldo-keto reductase, chloroplastic-like isoform X2: protein MISRMAKAIRFFELNTGAKIPSVGLGTWQSDPGLVGDAVATAVKVGYRHIDCAQAYGNEKEIGSALKKLFEDGVVQRKDIFITSKLWCTNHAPEDVHEALNGTLRDLQLEYLDLYLIHWPVSMKKGSTGFKPQNLTQPDIPSTWRAMEEIYDSGKAHAIGVSNFSCKKLGDLLEIARIPPAVNQVECHPAWQQPQLHAFCEYKGVHLSGYSPLGNPATLKSNVLKNPLLNTVAQKLGKSPAQVALRWGLQMGHSVLPKSTNESRLKENLDVFDWSIPEDMFAEFYEIEQTKLVKGTGFVHETLGAYKNVEELWDGEL, encoded by the exons ATGATCAGTAGAATGGCGAAAGCAATTCGATTCTTCGAACTCAACACCGGAGCTAAGATTCCTTCCGTTGGTTTGGGCACCTGGCAATCTGATCCTGGACTCGTCGGTGACGCCGTTGCCACCGCCGTTaag GTGGGATATCGACACATCGATTGCGCTCAAGCTTACGGCAACGAAAAAGAg ATTGGTTCAGCCCTGAAGAAGTTGTTTGAAGATGGCGTGGTGCAGCGCAAGGATATATTCATCACCTCTAAACTCTG GTGTACTAATCATGCCCCGGAGGATGTACATGAGGCATTGAATGGAACTTTGCGAGATTTACAGCTTGAGTATCTGGATCTGTATCTT ATCCACTGGCCTGTCAGCATGAAGAAGGGGTCAACTGGATTTAAGCCTCAGAATCTAACCCAGCCTGATATACCCAGTACATGGAGGGCAATGGAGGAGATCTATGATTCTGGAAAGGCTCATGCTATTGGTGTGAGCAATTTCTCTTGTAAGAAACTGGGAGATTTGTTAGAGATTGCACGCATTCCTCCCGCCGTCAACCAGGTGGAATGCCACCCTGCTTGGCAACAACCACAGCTTCATGCATTCTGTGAATACAAGGGAGTTCACCTCTCG GGGTATTCACCATTGGGTAATCCAGCTACCCTCAAGAGCAATGTTCTGAAGAATCCTCTTCTCAATACAGTTGCACAGAAATTGGGAAAATCTCCTGCACAAGTTGCTCTCAGGTGGGGACTGCAAATGGGTCACAGTGTACTACCAAAGAGCACAAACGAGTCGAGGCTTAAGGAAAACTTGGATGTTTTTGACTGGTCTATACCTGAAGACATGTTTGCCGAGTTCTATGAGATCGAGCAG ACGAAGCTAGTAAAAGGTACGGGTTTTGTGCACGAGACTCTTGGCGCCTACAAAAATGTTGAAGAGCTCTGGGACGGCGAGCTCTGA
- the LOC131327892 gene encoding uncharacterized protein LOC131327892, which yields MNTALTIFLIATGAMFGVMLILGIITRCTRGPGYSGGGRFGGGHIGGDDGGHNMTIFTTTAGGDGGGCGGGGDVGVGGGASTCGGGGGGGGGCGGGGGGGGCGGGGGGGGGGGGV from the coding sequence ATGAACACTGCACTCACAATCTTCTTGATTGCTACTGGGGCAATGTTTGGTGTCATGTTAATTCTTGGTATCATCACGCGTTGCACCAGGGGTCCTGGATATTCCGGTGGGGGTCGCTTCGGTGGTGGTCATATCGGTGGCGACGACGGTGGACATAACATGACAATATTCACTACTACGGCTGGAGGCGACGGTGgcggatgtggtggtggtggggacgTCGGAGTAGGAGGAGGCGCTAGCACctgtggcggcggcggtggaggaGGCGGAGGGTGTGGCGGCGGTGGAGGTGGCGGAGGATGTGGTGGCggtgggggaggaggaggaggcggcggcggtGTCTAA